The following DNA comes from Methylophilus sp. 5.
TTTACTGAACGAAGCGATTGAAAAACTCAGCGCCAGTTTTATGACGGTGTATGCCCAGCTAATGGAGCAGCAAGCGGCCGTACAACTACTGGTTGAGGCTGGCAAATTGCAGCCTGAAGAAATGCAGCAATTGCAGGTGTTTCAGGACAATATTGGCCAGGAAGTCAACAAAGTGGTAACGGGCATGCAGTTTCAAGACATGACCAACCAGTTGCTGCAGCGCACCATTAACCGCGTCAATGGTTTAAAGGACTTGTTACATGAGCTATCCAGCCACCAGTTTCCGATGGCGGCGGATGACGAGCATGAAGAAATCAGACGTTTCATCATGCAGCTTAACCAGAATTTTGATCAGGGTAGTCAGCATCTGACCGGCAATTTACGCAAGTCAGTTAATCAGCAAGACTTGGCTACCGGTGACATAGACTTATTTTAATGCAGCGGCGTTTAACGAAATTAGTGAAAAAGGCGAATCAAACATGGCGAAAACAATTTTAACAGTAGACGACTCAGGATCATTGCGTCAGATGGTGGCTTTTAGTCTGAAAGCTGCTGGCTATGATGTCGTGCAGGCCGTAGATGGTCAGGACGGCCTCAATAAAGCCAAAGAGAAAACCGTGGATCTGGTACTGACAGATCAAAACATGCCGGTGATGGATGGCCTGACACTGATTACCAATTTGCGTACGCTCGCTTCGTATCAAAAAGTGCCTATCTTGATGTTGACCACAGAGTCTTCAGACGAGATGAAAGCTAAAGGCAAGGCCGCAGGTGCTAATGGCTGGTTAGTTAAGCCGTTTGATCCTAAGCGCCTGATTGAAGTTGTTCAAAAGGTAATCGGTGCCTAAGCGCCGCTGGTTAAGGGACTGGAGTAAACAATGACCGTGGATATGAGCCAGTTTTATGAGGTGTTCTTTGACGAAGCCGAGGAGTTATTGGCAGAAGCAGAGCACCTGTTGCTTGGTATTGATGTGGAGTCGCCTGATGTTGAGCAGTTAAATGCTATTTTCAGAGCGGCACACTCAATCAAAGGCGGTGCGGCGACGTTTGGTTTTATGGACATGACGGAAATTACGCATGTGCTGGAAAACCTGCTCGACAAAATCCGTAAAAACGAGATGGCGTTAACAACCGAACACGTGGATGCGTTTTTGGCGGCCAAAGATGTGATCAAAATGCAGGTAGATGGTCATCGCCATGGTTCAGAGGTCAATGCTGAACAAGTGAGCGATGTTGCCGCGATGCTGAAGTCACTGTCAGAGGGTAAAGCCGCTGTGGTGGTGGCTGAAGCCGCACCAGCAGCCGTTGCAGAAGCGGCACCTGTTACCGCAGCCCCCGCAACTGATGCAGCCAAGCCTGCCTTGACGATTACGGCGGACGAAAAAGCCAAAGGCATGACCTTGTATGACGTCGGCTTGCCAGCGGTGACCGAAAAAGACCTGGCTAACTTGAAAGATGAGTTAGCACTGCTGGGTGAAGTTGAGGCGTATCAACGTAGCGATCAAGCGCACGCCTTGCTGATTAAAACAGATTCAAGTGCAGATGACATTGTGTCTATCTGTTCATTTATTGTCGATGCCGATGCGTTGGTGATTCAAGTGGCAGGCGATACGCCAAGTGCACCAGAACCTGCTCAGCCTGTGGCCGCGCCGGTTGAGGCAGCTCCGGCAGCAGAGGCTGGCTACGGTTTCTTTGATAATGATCCGATTATTAAAACCGAGGCTAAAACTGACGATGGCCGCATACAAGTGGCTGAAGAAATGGGCTACGGCCTGTTTGCCAGCAACGGCGAGGAGCAGCAAGAAGAGGGCTACGGTTTCTTTGCACCGTTTAAGCCACATCCTGATGCGCCTAAAGCCCAAATGATTGGTGATGATAATGCAGCGGCGGCCATGGCAAAAGCCAAGGCGGAAGCAGCGACACAAGTTGCCAGCACCGCAGAAGCCGCGCCTAAAGAAGAGCGTCGTCAGCAACAAGGGCGTCGTGAAGGTGACAAACCTGCGACTGCACAAAGTGCAGAAAGCACCTCTATTCGGGTCGGCATTGAAAAAGTTGACCAGCTGATTAACCTGGTCGGCGAACTGGTGATTACACAAGCCATGATTGAGCAGCGTGTAAACGCCCTCGACCCGGTGGATAACGAAGCTTTAATTAATAGTGTTAGCCAGTTAACCCGTAATACGCGTGACCTGCAAGAGTCTGTGATGTCGATTCGCATGATGCCGATGGACTTCGTGTTCTCGCGCTTCCCGCGCATGGTACGTGACCTGGCTGGCAAGTTGGGCAAAAAAGTCGAGTTTGTCACCAGCGGTGCAACCACCGAGCTGGACAAGAGCTTGATTGAGCGGATTGTTGATCCATTAACACATTTGGTGCGCAACAGCGTTGACCACGGCATTGAAAAACCTGAAGTGCGTCGTGAAATGGGCAAGCCAGAAAGTGGCACCTTGACCTTATCTGCCGCACACAAAGGCGGCAGTATTGTGATTGAAGTGACCGATGATGGTGGCGGTTTGAACCGCGACAGAATTCTGGCCAAAGCAGCCTCAAACGGTTTGCCAGTCAATGAAAGCATGAGCGATTCAGACGTATATAGCCTGATTTTTGCGCCAGGTTTTTCAACCGCAGAAGTGGTAACCGATGTGTCTGGCCGCGGTGTGGGTATGGACGTGGTGAAACGGAATATTACCTCTATGGGCGGTCATATTGAGATTCGCTCGGCATTGGGTTACGGCACAACGATTTCAATTTCATTGCCATTAACGCTGGCTATCCTGGACGGCATGTCTGTGTCGCTGGGTAAGAGTGTTTATGTGGTGCCATTGAACCTGATTGTCGAAACGCTGCAGCCACGTGCTGAAGATTTGAAAACAGTGACCGGCGAAGGCTTGATGGTGCATGTGCGTGGTGAATATTTACCGATTATCGCCTTGCATGCCTTGTTTAACCACCCGACCCAGATCACGACTCCGACCGATGGTGTGTTGCTGATCCTGGAAGCGGACGGTAAAAAATCCGCCTTGTTTGTCGACCGCCTGGTTGGCCAGCAGCAAGTGGTGATCAAGAGCCTGGAAACCAACTTCAAGCGCATTCCTGGCGTCTCTGGCGCCACCATTATGGGCGACGGGTCGGTGGCATTGATTCTGGATGTGCCAGCCATTATCCAAATGGGGCAAACCACTAACTACGTGACTGGTGGCATGGCATTTTCCAACCAGAATTATTTAACTTCACACAATACCATCAATGCATAAGGAGCATATGCAATGAGTACAAGCACAGAAATGAGCAATTCTTTAAGCGGCAACGCAGGCAATGGCTTGAAAACAGCAGCCGGTGAATACCTGACCTTTGTCTTGGGTAGCGAGCAATACGGCATCGAGATTCTCAAGGTTCAGGAAATTCGCGGCTATGACGCGGTGACCCAAATTGCCAACATGCCATCCTTTATTAAAGGCGTGATTAACCTGCGCGGCAAGATCGTGCCGATCGTTGATTTACGCATCAAGTTTAATCTGGGCAAGGTGGAGTATAACGAATTCACCGTGGTGATTATCCTCAATCTCAACGGGCGTATTGTCGGCATTGTGGTCGATGGTGTGTCTGATGTACGCGAGCTACGTGAGGAGCACTTACGTGAAGTACCGTCACTGGTGACACGCATAGACACAAAATATATCGTCGGCCTGGCAACCATTGAGCAGGAGATGCTGATCTTGGTGGACATCGATAAATTGATGACCAGCGATGAGATGCAATTGATGGAAGCAGCTGTACATTAACTCAACCTATAAAAGCGTGCACAACAGCAAAAACATAAGCGCGATTACTGATCAGAGAGATACTTTTACAAGGATAAAATTATGTTTTCTACCATCGTGAACAAGCTGGCGGCAGGGACTCGGGATTACAGGAACAATTTGGACCAGGTGGCTGAATTTAGCGCACTGAAGTCTGAGATCAACAAAGCAAGAGCCATTGTTGAGCTGAATACCAAGGGGGATATCAGCCATGTCAATGACAACTTGTGCGCATCGCTAGGCTATAGCGCAAAAGAGCTGGTTGGCCAGCATCACCGCGTATTACTGGCGCGTGAAGAGTCCGGCAAACCAGACTATGACCAGTTTTGGAGCGCCTTGCAAGGCGGAAAATCGCAAGGCGGCAGCTTTAAACTCAACAGCAAAGAAGGCGCCGCTGTCTGGTTTCAGGGCTATTACGCCCCAGTAATGCAAGGCTCACAGCTACGCAAAGTGGTGGCTTATCTGACGGATATTACCGCAGAAAAAAAACGCAACCTGGCACTGCAAGAAGAAGAAAAAGCCTTGAATCAGTCTTTTGGCGTGATGGAATGTGACCTCAAAGGTAATATTCTGGAATGCAATGACGTGTTTTTGAAGCCGCTGGGCTATCAACATGCCGAGGTGATTGGCAAGCATATTTCTATTCTTTTAAAAGAAAATACCGCCCAAAGTGATGCATATAAGCAACTTTGGGAGAAGTTGAATAAAGGCGAAAACGCCAAGCTGGAAATCTGCCGCGTGGCAAAAAACGGAGCTGAATACTGGTTTAGCACCAGCTACGTGCCGATTGTGGATGCCGATGGCGCGGTGCTTAAAGTCAAAGTCTACTCTTACTGCATTACTCAGGAAAAACAGCGCCAACTCGACTTTGAAGGCCAGATTTTTGCGGTGAATCATTCACAAGGCGTGATTCAGTTTGATATGAGCGGCCATATTCTGACCGCCAACCCAAATGTGCTAAAGCTGACTGGTTATGCGCTGGACGAAATTGTCGGTAAACATCACAACATGTTCGTCAGTGAGCGCTACAAAAATAGCCAGGAATACAAAGACTTTTGGGCCAAACTAAACCGTGGCGAAGCCGACGTGGGCGTTTATCACCGCTATGGCAAACAAGGGCAAGATATTTACATGCAGGCCTCTTATAACCCGATTATCGGGCTGGATGGCAAGCCGGTAAAAGTGGTTAAATTTGCCACCGACATTACCCAGGCTGTGTTGGCTGATCAGGCGCAAAGAGCCAAAGCGCGTGAAGCCACCATGATCAAGAATGCATTGGAAGCCTCTTCTAATAGTTTGATGATGGCTGACAAAGACGGCTTTATCACTTATATGAACCCGGCTGCACTGCAGCTGATGCGCGAATCCAGCAAAACCTTCAAGCAGTTTTTTCCGCACTTTGATGCAGAAAAACTGGTTGGGCAAAACTATGACATTTTTCATAAAAACCCGTCACACCAGCGTAACTTGCTGGGCGGCTTAACCGGTAAGCATCAAACCGAGCTGGGGGTAGGGGATATGTTCTTCCGCCTGACCGCCAACCCGATTTTTGATAATGATGGTGAAAGACTGGGCACGGTCGTTGAGTGGGTAGACCAGACGCAAGACAAGCGCGTGGAAAACCAGATCAGTGAAGCACTTAAATTAGCGGTAGATGGTGATGTCACCTATAGACTGGATACTTCCATTGCCAAAGGCTCAGCCGTTGAAACCATGGGCTCTATCAACCAGTTGCTGGATATCATGAACGATATTCTGGTGAATGTGCGTGACGCGGGTGAAACCATTAATACGGCTGCGCATGAAATCTCCAGTGGTAACAATGATTTGTCCAGCCGCACCGAGCAACAAGCGTCTAACCTCGAAGAAACCGCTTCCAGCATGGAGCAATTGGCCTCGACCGTGAAACAAAACGCTGAAAATGCACGCCAGGCTAATCAAATGGCTGAAGCGGCATCGCAAGTGGCGATTCGCGGTGGCGAGGTGGTTGGCAACGTGGTCACGACCATGAGTGCGATTAATGAAAGTGCGCGCAAAATTGAAGACATTATCTCTGTCATTGATGGCATTGCTTTCCAAACCAATATTCTGGCACTGAACGCAGCAGTAGAAGCCGCGCGTGCCGGCGAGCAGGGCAGAGGCTTTGCCGTGGTCGCAGGTGAAGTGCGCAATCTGGCACAACGTTCAGCCAGTGCCGCCAAAGAGATCAAAGAGCTGATCACTGACTCTGTGAACAAAACAGCGGATGGCACTAAACTGGTTGAAAGCGCCGGTGAAACCATGCACGAAGTGGTGACCTCGGTACAGCGCGTGACCGATATCATGAGCGAAATCACTGCGGCGTCTGCTGAGCAAAGCTCTGGCATTAATCAGGTCAACGATGCTGTGAACCATATGGATGAAGTCACCCAGCAAAACGCCGCTCTGGTAGAAGAAGCTGCGGCTGCCGCTGAGTCACTGGTTGAGCAGGCGTCTAACCTGATGGATACGGTGAATAGGTTTAAAGTGCGTGGCGCACCACAAGCCACACGTGCTGCTGCGCCGCGTGCGGCCGTTGCTAGCCGTCCAGTGGTGTCAGCACCGGCAAACAAGCCTAAACCAGCTGCACCTAGCCATGCTCAGAGTTATCAGCCGACCAAATCGGTAAGAACAGGCACTGATGATCAAGAGTGGGAAGAGTTTTAACGTAATGATTTAATCAATCTGTCTGCTTGTTTCTGTGAGAGGAAAAGCCCATGACAACAGTC
Coding sequences within:
- a CDS encoding response regulator, which produces MAKTILTVDDSGSLRQMVAFSLKAAGYDVVQAVDGQDGLNKAKEKTVDLVLTDQNMPVMDGLTLITNLRTLASYQKVPILMLTTESSDEMKAKGKAAGANGWLVKPFDPKRLIEVVQKVIGA
- the cheA gene encoding chemotaxis protein CheA, giving the protein MTVDMSQFYEVFFDEAEELLAEAEHLLLGIDVESPDVEQLNAIFRAAHSIKGGAATFGFMDMTEITHVLENLLDKIRKNEMALTTEHVDAFLAAKDVIKMQVDGHRHGSEVNAEQVSDVAAMLKSLSEGKAAVVVAEAAPAAVAEAAPVTAAPATDAAKPALTITADEKAKGMTLYDVGLPAVTEKDLANLKDELALLGEVEAYQRSDQAHALLIKTDSSADDIVSICSFIVDADALVIQVAGDTPSAPEPAQPVAAPVEAAPAAEAGYGFFDNDPIIKTEAKTDDGRIQVAEEMGYGLFASNGEEQQEEGYGFFAPFKPHPDAPKAQMIGDDNAAAAMAKAKAEAATQVASTAEAAPKEERRQQQGRREGDKPATAQSAESTSIRVGIEKVDQLINLVGELVITQAMIEQRVNALDPVDNEALINSVSQLTRNTRDLQESVMSIRMMPMDFVFSRFPRMVRDLAGKLGKKVEFVTSGATTELDKSLIERIVDPLTHLVRNSVDHGIEKPEVRREMGKPESGTLTLSAAHKGGSIVIEVTDDGGGLNRDRILAKAASNGLPVNESMSDSDVYSLIFAPGFSTAEVVTDVSGRGVGMDVVKRNITSMGGHIEIRSALGYGTTISISLPLTLAILDGMSVSLGKSVYVVPLNLIVETLQPRAEDLKTVTGEGLMVHVRGEYLPIIALHALFNHPTQITTPTDGVLLILEADGKKSALFVDRLVGQQQVVIKSLETNFKRIPGVSGATIMGDGSVALILDVPAIIQMGQTTNYVTGGMAFSNQNYLTSHNTINA
- a CDS encoding chemotaxis protein CheW — protein: MSTSTEMSNSLSGNAGNGLKTAAGEYLTFVLGSEQYGIEILKVQEIRGYDAVTQIANMPSFIKGVINLRGKIVPIVDLRIKFNLGKVEYNEFTVVIILNLNGRIVGIVVDGVSDVRELREEHLREVPSLVTRIDTKYIVGLATIEQEMLILVDIDKLMTSDEMQLMEAAVH
- a CDS encoding methyl-accepting chemotaxis protein, with the translated sequence MFSTIVNKLAAGTRDYRNNLDQVAEFSALKSEINKARAIVELNTKGDISHVNDNLCASLGYSAKELVGQHHRVLLAREESGKPDYDQFWSALQGGKSQGGSFKLNSKEGAAVWFQGYYAPVMQGSQLRKVVAYLTDITAEKKRNLALQEEEKALNQSFGVMECDLKGNILECNDVFLKPLGYQHAEVIGKHISILLKENTAQSDAYKQLWEKLNKGENAKLEICRVAKNGAEYWFSTSYVPIVDADGAVLKVKVYSYCITQEKQRQLDFEGQIFAVNHSQGVIQFDMSGHILTANPNVLKLTGYALDEIVGKHHNMFVSERYKNSQEYKDFWAKLNRGEADVGVYHRYGKQGQDIYMQASYNPIIGLDGKPVKVVKFATDITQAVLADQAQRAKAREATMIKNALEASSNSLMMADKDGFITYMNPAALQLMRESSKTFKQFFPHFDAEKLVGQNYDIFHKNPSHQRNLLGGLTGKHQTELGVGDMFFRLTANPIFDNDGERLGTVVEWVDQTQDKRVENQISEALKLAVDGDVTYRLDTSIAKGSAVETMGSINQLLDIMNDILVNVRDAGETINTAAHEISSGNNDLSSRTEQQASNLEETASSMEQLASTVKQNAENARQANQMAEAASQVAIRGGEVVGNVVTTMSAINESARKIEDIISVIDGIAFQTNILALNAAVEAARAGEQGRGFAVVAGEVRNLAQRSASAAKEIKELITDSVNKTADGTKLVESAGETMHEVVTSVQRVTDIMSEITAASAEQSSGINQVNDAVNHMDEVTQQNAALVEEAAAAAESLVEQASNLMDTVNRFKVRGAPQATRAAAPRAAVASRPVVSAPANKPKPAAPSHAQSYQPTKSVRTGTDDQEWEEF